In Electrophorus electricus isolate fEleEle1 chromosome 10, fEleEle1.pri, whole genome shotgun sequence, the genomic window CGTTTTCACCTCTCACCTTTTGAGTTCTCCATCATCAGGCagctgggtaatgtagtgtgcTGGCAGGAAGCCAGATTCGTTGAAGCGTTTACCAGTGGTGaatcatgcttctctctctggcaTCTTTCCAAACAACACTGAGTACCtgtttatatatgcatttatttagttATCAGTCCAGACATAATAGAAATGCATTTCACAGTAACAGAATGAACAGTAAGTGTTTAACTTGGCAGTGGCCTCggtgttagctggaaagcatcTGCTAGCTTCAgcttcatatttaaaatgagtctgtttcctttgtgtgtgtctgttccatTGTATGTGCTCAGTCTGATCAGTAGGCGCATTAAGTAGGGAACATCTGCGGAAACTGGGATGGCAACCTTTAGCTGATGGGCTCCAATGCTGTTAAAACCTTAAACAAAGCCAAGGGCCCCTATCGAGTGCTCCGACAACACATCATTAGCACTGGCTTAGTTCTCCTCCATGCTGACAGTTCTGACAGTACGTGTAATTAGATGGCACCAGTTGCTGGTTTTATTGTGTTGCTGTGAcactttcatctttcatctATATGTCATTTCAACGATGATGTGCAGTCATGGCGGACGGCACTAGGGGGCTCTGttttgaagggttttttttccccacacctCTCTCCCACAGCAAGGGCGTTGCCCACGTCCGATGGGCTGCGGACCCCCGCGGCAGGTCAGCCAAGCTCGGAAGATAATGGGTCGAAGTTCAAGGAGCGATCCGACAGCGGAgccaaagagaaggagaaggactCCAGCCATGCCTGCAGATCAGCCGACTCTGGAGAGGACGGGgataaagattttatttttatatgagacatggaaaaagagagagagagagaaagagagagagagagagagagcgcgcgctcgcacgcatgcacacgtcaCCCATTCAACCTGTTTAAGATGTCAGCCCCTCCCCAATCCAGGGTTCATAATTCAGACcccacacattgtgtgtgtgtgtgtgtgtgtgtgtgtgtgtgtgtgtgtgtgagagcgtgcacgtgtgtacatgcgtgcatgtaactgcacctatgtgtgtgtgttcccacaCACGTCATTCTTGTGTACATCCAGATCCGACCTTTTCCCTGGCCCAGAACCCAGGGCGTCTGAATGACGTGTCCGTATGATGTGTCTTGCTCTAGGGAGTCTTAATGTTCTCGTTTATAATAACTAGGGCTGAAGTACTGTTAAAAGGATCCCATGATCaagctgttttttcccctccacctcactgTGTCAAACCCATGTGGTTTACTCTAAGAGCAGGGCCTTCAATGCCACTTAACAAGATGCTTCCATCTGCCTTGTGCCTTAGCATTCTTCCTTACTGCGCCGCGACCATCCAGAGCAAGACACTGAGAGCATCTCGGACACCGCACGTACGTCCCTGGGACGACTGTactacaaacacatttaaagtgaaGTCATAGGAGCACGATTTATTTCACATCAGACTCTTTGACGTGAGATCAGATCTCACAAGCCTTTGTTGACTCTTTGACGTGAGATCAGACCTCACATGCCTGTGTTGACTGGATTCCGACTGTGCATTCCCTGGGCTTGCCATTGCGGGACTGTTTATCCGGGTACAATATTGCATGGTCGTCCCAGGTCATCCCAGACAGATGTCAGACCAGCGTCAGAATCCTCTTCGAgtccagaccccccccccaccccccaccccccacctctaGTTCCTCTGTTTTACTGCTCTTTTTGTAGCGCTAGCATCCAGTTGGTTTTCTCTTCTAATTTTACTTTATAGCACataccatttttaaaatctaatttgatgcaaatcacccccccccccctttttctGCACCTCAGTGGCTCATTCTGCCGCTAGACCCATGTGAGGTCCATGtgtgaatgtaaataatgtgctttcaaatgtttgtgtattgtgtgtgtgtgtgtgtgtgtgtgtgtacacacagggagacatggaaaaatgttaacatgtgCATGACACATGCGTACACAGATCTTATATTGATAAGGTACTAAGCACACTACTGAAAAAAAGATTGGATGGGATTTGTATAGGTACATAATTTATTCTGAAGGGTGGTTGGTGGAGCTTTTTTAATCCAATACATCTGGCTCGTCCTCTTTATTAGGATGTATATTTTGTTGATACAACGCAAAacagtttttaattaattttgttattgCACACTGCTTGGCACAATGATTTAGTGtttgggttgggtttttttttttttgtcttcaagGGTAAGGACAAACGTAATGAAATAAGTGTGATTTATCAGTGTTAATATATAATGAaatcctgtattatttaaaaaaaaatactgcatatGTGTTTGGTTCGCTCATTGTTATCATGCAGTATTTTAACCTTCGGTGATCAATCGCTAACATGCTTCGCTCACGCGTCCTATACGTTTGTGGACGTTTCTGTTTGGATATATTTCTACCAATCTGATTAAAACTGATTTTCCATCTTTATTATTGTCTTTGAAGTTCACGTTAGACCTTATAACCTTTGACTGGTGTGCTACAAGTGTACAAATGTGGCCTTCCCCTATTTGAGTTCTGAATGTTAAGTGCGGATGTTAAAGTGTGTAAGATCTTTGGTGATCTGCTAGCAGAAATGgaacataacacacaaacccatgtTTTCATTAGTGTATAATAACTTGTAAACACGACTCATCGTGTTTTTATTAGCTTAGAATGAGGCCTTCGTATCTACAAAGGTATTTTTCCTACAGTAGCCCCAAAAGGACAAACAAGGCACTGGCACTAGACAATTCCTTTTGCATTTTGACGTTGATGCGACAGCTTGAATTTGGTGTTGCACCGCTTTCAACATGTAGAAAGAAGAACCAGTGAGATAGGGTAAAGCCTCGTCAAAGAAGCGAAATCAATTAAAATGGAAGTAAAAGAAAGTAACTGAAAAcatgaagcaaaatgaaatggcgAGGAACACTGGTGTGAATGGAAAGCGCTGATGGTggacaaatgttttcagaataaCCCCAAAGTTGCCTGCTTTCTGTCTGAAAGCTGCGTTATCATACCAATCTAGAAGTCTGTTAGCTAAAACAGACATGGGCATAGTTACAAATAACCTTTTTCGTATTTGGACCTATAAATCCCGGTGACGTAACCGAGATCAGCATACAGATGACGAACATTTTGACCAAATGTGCAATAACATAAAAAACAGGATTCTATTTGGTGTTTAACAGtgcaaacaggaaaaataaaatcatgctACATCATAACTATCAATCAGGCTAACGGTCTAGGATAAAAACGCTTTTTAATATTGATAATGTAACCTTATGTCGACATGGAAAGTAGCAATAATGTTAGCAAATGTGGTACTACAGTGCAGAACAAGTAACAATAATATTCTCTATAATAGAAGCTAAAACCTATAGTTTTATTGATGATGAAACTAaatgaaatctaaaataaaCCCACTCGCTTAACATATTGTGGCTTCTCGATGCGGTCTCAGCGCTAGAGGCCTCTAAATCTTTCACTGATCCTTTAACCACGAACCACGATCGCATTTCCCCCACATGGTGGCGATATGTAACCGGGCAAGTAATACGGGTGCAGATTTTCTTAATGAGCAAAATGTAGAAAAGTAAAGAAATTGCAATTGTGTCTAAAACATTAGAAAACATTCTTCTAAAAAGATGAATCAAATAAGACTGTTCGGGGGTTTTCGTAAAATTTATGGTATTCGGATTACTATTGTCATCTGAGATAGTGGAAGTGACCCTGGGTGACCGTAAATGCATTTTGACGCTCGCTTTGCTACGTTTTTATGATTGGGGTGTTTCgaaaatgaaaagagtttattctTCATGATAAacgtgagagagaaaaaggtgcagagagaaaaaaaagaggtggGGTTTAGGGTTGCACCGTACGTCAGTCAAAAGCGGTGGTCTTGCGGTAGTGCCGCACCATTCCCCTCCGTCTGTGAAGAGCGTTAGCTGACTTCAGCTCCGACTTGAGAAATGGACTGCGCTTTTGATAATTTAGACGCTGCTGGATTTATGCAGATCTGGCAACACTTTGACGCAGACGGTGAGGACGAGTGACCATTTCAGCTACCTAATACGAGGAAGATTATTCGCAACACGTCCGTAAATACAgcaaacataatatttaaaagtttCGTCACGCCTTGTTTTGCGCACGTTTTGAAATGGGTGTAATGAATTTCAAATTGCTTAGCTGCTGACGCttgcaaaattatttataaacaacTGTGTTTCAGATAATGGCTACATTGAAGGAAAGGAGTTGGACGACTTTTTTCGTCATATGATGGCAAAATTGGGTCCCGGGGTATGTATAGCCCAGCCTATGCACAGATAACtatggtttttttccccctgacatGCACCTCCGATAAATAAAACTTGAGTTCGGgtgcgctcgctcgctcgctcagtCCTCTATAAGGACCCGTTGACGTACTGATTCTGGTAATACCCAGAATCTGCGGGGGGAAATAGCGTCTGCCCTTCTTGTGGTTGTAAAAACTTGTGTTCCAAAGTTGTGTCGTTAATGCGACATTTTAACCTGTTTACTACAACTTTGCTACAGAATACCGAGCAGTTCGGTCAAATGCAGTAATGGTGCAAAACACGCAATTATGCATCGCTGAATTTTCTTGAGGGATGTGCATAACCTTCACACTTTTTAATAGGAAGTAACACTATAAAGAGCTTCAGGAAGTTCGTCTTGGTTAGATTTGAAATAGATAGCACTTTTGAGTGTGTGATGACCTATATTCTCAGTACCCGCAACGTACACTTAGGCTTGGAAAGCAAAAGCTCTGCATTTAAGTGTTTCTTCCTGCTCCAACGCACCTGACTTGACTCAGCTAAAGAGCAAGCTTTCTGTGGGATAAATTTGACTGCATCCAGATTGTATGTTACCATACTAAACTGTATGTTTAAAGAGTACATCAATCAGATTTCCTGCCATCTTAAGTCATTTCATCTTACTAACGTTACACCAAATGCACTGACTCAGTACAGCGTCTAAAGCACGCCTCTCAGTAAGTACTCATGAAATGGTAACAGTAGTTTGTACTATGTAGTATGTGATCTTGGGTGTGCTAAAGCAGGTTTATGCACTCAGCCAACGTTCCCTGTGCACAGCACATTTGCAGTTCTCCCTGCTGTAACACGTGGCTTAATTAATTAGTTGGCTAACAAAGCCTTTGCATGGTACCGTTAGAGCAGGGAGATCTCTAAAATGTTCAGGGCAAGGATACTCCTTCACCAGCAGTGGCAGAAGGTGCTGTGCCGTGCACTTAAGCATCGCACTTAACTGAGATTGCACTGAACAGTACATTTAACTGAGGAGTGCACTGAAGAGTACACTTAATTGTGCAGTGCAATAAACAGTGCAGCGCTGTGGGCCCTACAGGGCTGGAGATGCCCAGTCCTCTTAGTGGCTTCTGCTTCTTGTGACAtacaagtgtctgtgtgtgtgtgtgtgtgtgtgtgtgtgtgtgtgtgtgtgtgtgtgtgtgtgagagagagagagagagagagagagagaggtgtaaacAAAGGATAAGTGGTCATGGTAACTGGCTGGTCGTTCCTGCTTGTTCAGGATAAGATAACCGAGGAGAAGGTGCAGCAGCTGAAGACCAGATTCATGTCTGCCTATGATGTAACTACCGACGGACGCCTGCAGATCCAGGAGGTGTGTCCCTCCCTTTCACATCCTCACCTTCTAAACAGCAACTCTTAAACCAAAACAGGACAGAGGACACTCTGCCAATGGGTCACAAACGTCATGTTACAGGGGCCTTCAAGCTTATCTGCAGGAGACTGCCGAGAACGTAGGTTTTCATCTGAGCCAAGCACAGCACATGTAATAGTCCTACTTCCATCGGTATTCTAACAGCTTATTAGTCACATGAGTTTCTGCTGCTGCTTGATTGGTTGGAACTAAAACCTAGACACTGCCGTGATGCTGTTGGTCATGTAGAAATCATGTCATCTAATGATGTGCTAACACTGTGACTAATGTCAgcaaataaaaaggtctgctGTAGTGCATTGCAGTGTCAATGCTATGAAATGTTTGAAGGGACTGGAGACGGCGCCAAACCCCATAGATCCCATTTTTGGTTCTACAGTCTAAAAATGCCCACGTCAGGAACTGTCTTTCTGAGAAATAGCTTTATTCAAACTTGGAACACTAACCGGAGTTGGCCGTCTAAAGGATCTTTTAGAGCTTCCTGCTAGATTTCCCAGAAGAAGAACCCCATCATCTGTAGGAAGTGATGGCTGGCGATGGCGCCCCTCTACCTGTATGAGCAGACTTCCGTAGCCATTTCCTAAATAACCGTGTCTCTTACATTCCCTCCGTGTCCGTGACGTCAAACACAAAGTATCATAACATAGTCTCAACAGAGACTAGCTGGatgaggtttgtttgtttgtttgtttttgtgtgtgtgtgggggggtgttgttaGAGTTTACATTGTATCTGAGCTTAACAGGTAGGTAGGGCTGCCAGAGAAGTGTTGGTGATCACTGTTCTAACAGATCTCCTATTGAAATAAGCATCAGAAAGACCCAGTAATAATACAGTCCAGAAGTATAGGTCCCAGTTAACAGTCTTAACTGTTTAATTAAGACTGTATAattctgcatttatatataattgAGACCACCATACAGATGATGACATATATATGCAGAATTAAACAGTCTTAATTAAACAGTCATCATCTGTATGGTCTCAATTAGCAGACAAAGTGCATGATTAGTTTGTAATGACACCCTCAGATGTCTCACGAAATAGCAGGTCTTTATGTAGTCTGTAGCTGTCTGTAGCTGTTTGGCATTCTGTAAAGTCTCTCATGCCTATTTGCATACCTGAGAAAAGGTGTCAGTTCCAAACATTACCATGGGTCTCACAGCAACTGGCGTTGCATTGGTCTTTGATATTCCGAtgtatgtaaacacaaacatcctACCAACGCTAACACCCATGGCGAGGTTCTTTCATCTGGTGATGCAGCTGTGCGTCCCTTAACGGGAATGTGCAGTCAGTTTCATTTGTTGGAAGCAACAGGGTAAGCAACACCCGAAACCCAACCCAAAAGACCATGGAGATCTGTGTCTGCGTACCAGCCATGAGCGGGGCTTAATAAAAAAGCCTGGCTGATAAAGTGCAGATGGTTATTATGGAAGAGGCTGAAGGGCAGACGTGGGAGAAGCTCCAGAGGGCTCTCTCTATATTCCTGCCGCGATGGGCTCTTGGCTGTGGTTATGAGATATGTGCTAGAACCACTGGCATGGTGAATAGTGCTGATCATATGCCAAGTGTAATGGAGGACAAATGTAATTAAGCCAACAGGACAATGCAAACAGGACaattctctgtctccttctcactccatctctctgagTTATGCTTCAGAGCCAATATGTAATTGCAAATATGTCTCTCTTTGCTGTTCATGACCCTACCGAGGGCAGGACTAACAGGAAAGGACACAAGTGTGTCATCGGGTCAGAACCGCTGTCTGAAGAGCGGCTCCGAGTCCTGGAGGTGCAGGTGGTTGTGGGTGGCATACACTGTTCTTGTTGTTACATAAGTATTGGCTCCTAAACAATGCAGCAATTCAGTATGAATATGTGAAACGCAaagatgtttgtgtttctgaacCACGTTTGCTGAGTTAGGGGTTGTTTTGGGGGTTTACCAGCAGAGGGTGACTGTTATCAGACTGTTGGGGGTGGGGAAATGGATGGTGGGCTTGTTGCCTGGTGACCGTCTCTTCTTCAGTCAGTGAAATGTCCTTTGTGAAGAGTTTGGTCCTCCAGTACCTACCTGTTTCTGCAACACTGAGGCTTCTTAatctgcatttaaaacatttagctTGAGAGATAATGTGCACCAGATGATAAGAAGACCTACTCAAGGAAAAGGTCTGGCCCCAGGGCTGGCGCTGGAATTCATTTCAGTGACACTGACCATTCACTTGTGACAGTGCTTCCTATGTGCCCTTTTGTACTTCATattgttgtttgtgtctgtgctttggGTTCTTGCGTGCTTTAGCTGGCTAATATGATCTTGCCGGAGGATGAGAACTTCCTGTTGATATTCCACCGAGAGGCTCCTCTGGACAGCAGCGTGGAGTTCATGAAGgtgaagccccgcccccttcttctcttcctcctcgtcagcagtgctaatgctaacctTGCAGACgcagcagctgcagggccaACGGCTTGTCTGGCTCGATCGGTATAGCATGTGGATGATGCTACTTCCTTTTTTTCACCGTAGATCTGGAGAAAGTATGATGCCGACAGCAGCGGGTACATTTCGGCACTGGAACTGAAGGTTGTTACATGGCAGCTGCTGTACTCATTCATTTCAGACGTCACTGAATGTGATCAAACATGTCATCTCTGTCACAGCATAGATTGCTCTGGGttcgaaatagcctactacgTTACTACTTGCGTAATGACAGGGCCCAAAATCAGCATGCCGTGTGCGAACGAAATAAAAGTTTCGAGTACACAAAAGAGCCCCAGATGGCATACTATTCCAGCCATAGCTGTCTTCATGATGTACCGCATCCATCGTGTAGCGGTTGTAGAAAATCTTTCGCAAGTGGGCGGAACGTTCATAATATGGTATGTGTTTGTCACATACTGGATACTGTAGTGCATGCTACTATGGGGTCCAGTATGCAGtactcagtatatactgagtgcgttatgcagtgtacagtatgaagtaggctatttcaaacaaAGCCATGGAAAATCAGTAGTTCATGCATCCTTTCCTTGAACAGACTAAACCATTATAAAGTAATGTAAAGCTCTATAGGAGTGTTGCATTACACTACGTCCCCTGTGTGTTGCATGAAAATGCGTCCCTTGTGGACTTTTCTTTAAGTTCCCCTCTCGTGCTAGTAATGCCTTGCCACAACTTTTTCCAAGGTTCCCAGGGAACGCTTAGTCACGGCCCAGTGCCTCCCCCTAACCTCGCTCTGACCTCACCCAAAACTTTTCCCCAAACCCGAAGAGGCAAAGTCAGTCGATATTGTGTTGGGGAGCTTTTATCTGACATGACGTTAGGGGTTATCATGGCATTGGAGGTTCTTTCGCCAGAATCCTTCCTGTAGTTTAGTTAAGGGGACTAACATCACTTTCAGTAGTCAGGATATGACTGCACTTTCAGCCAAATTATCCAACCAATTATCCACTTGCTAGAAATGTTTGATTGCAATCAAATACCAAACTGGTTAGCTGTAGATCATCTGAAAACATGACaaactgttatttatttatttatttgacaaatgCAAGACATTGCTAAAGTAGTAGAGAtttctaattttttaaaaggaattTCAAaagttgatgttgttgttgttgcagaacttcctgcaggaactgtttaAACAGCACAAAAAGAATCTGCCCTCTAACAAGTTGGACGAGTACACCGATGCTATGGTAACTGATACTATGGTAACCCTGCAATGGTTGTCTTCATGCTATCGTAACCCTGGTCTGGATGTTTCCTGTCATTTAGTGATGCTCTCTGGGAACTCCTCTTACTAAACGAGTCACCCAGATATTCACTGGGAACCTTTCTACTAGTGGGATAAGAGTTACGTGAGAGGGTATCTTTCCTCTCTCATCTGATCAGAGAATTGTAAGCTAGGCTGGGTGATTTCTTTGAACGTGAAGGCTGTTAAATGCTCTTCCAGAGCTGCCATCTGCAGCAGTGCACGACGGTCGACGGTCGCCTGTGTTGACGTGAGCCTTTCAAAGTGAGCGCGTGACGATTGACGTTCTCGTCTAGTGATTTACATTTTGTGCCGACATATACGACTGTCGGCGAGTACGCCGGCGCGCTGCTGGTAGCCGCGAGTCGCGTCCTGCGCACCCTGTTCTCGTTCGCTGCAGGAGGCTCCTTAAAactcctctctcttctttccGTCATTAATCTGTCAATTTCAGCAGGAATTTGTGTGTGACCCACGGTAGATGGACAGTTAGGCCATTCGGTTTAAACCCAGACAGCTGTCAGGATTAACTGCAGAACGTACTTGCCACCTGTAGTATAGAAGTCACAGGACGTTTTATGTACAACCCCATTTCAGAGCAGAGATAAAGATACAGGTATTAAATGTGGCAGGTGTGAAGTTCTCTTTAACTTCATGGTCATGGTTTCTTTTCATACCCAGCGTGTTGtagaacaggaacaaaataagaGGAAACCATCACCTTCCATTTTCCTACAGACCGTGCTGCTGAAGACCCACCCAACCTTATTTTATTATGGAGTCTGATGGTGTACCTTTtccttctgtgtttgtctgtgaggtagagagaaaaatggagagtgtgtgtggaggggggaggggtacGTACGCGTCACGACGGCAGCTGGGTGGGTGGAGCAAGGTTAGATCGGAGGGTGGTGCATGGCACCTGATCATGCTGCTCCATCTCTGGAGCTGCTAAATAATCCCCAGCTTTGCTGCACCAACGCGAACGTTTGGAGGCAGCCACTCAGTCCAGGGCCTGGCCCCTCCCAGGCGCGCTTACTCCCCAGAGAGAGGCCCTGGCTCATGGGCACATGATGAGAGGCGAAGGTGGATGGGTTCAGTGACGGGCTGTGTGTTGGGAAGATGCGGTTAGCGGCCTGTGCAGCGTGGGCAGCAAAACCGATCATATGCGTATTATAACATGTACTCTTATAATATAGAGTGCtgttattccttttttttctacagatGAACATatttgacaaaaacaaagatgGCCGGTTGGATCTCAATGATTTGGCCCGGTAAGATGTGTTCTAAACctaccactgtgtgtgtgtgtgtgtgtgtgtgtgtgtacacattgtGCACATTggtgcttttctttctctgggtTTTGTGGATTGACATTGGAAGAATGATGAAAGTACTATATGTATATTGTTGCAAAATGAGCCCGAAtatcacaaaaaacaaaaacaacagagatCACAAAAGAGATGagtaatgtttattaatgttcatgaatattaatgtttcATCAGTGAAAAGATGCAAATTGGTAGGAAAGCTGTTTGctaattttcctttatttactcttcttgtttgttttctctgttgagATACTGAAAGCTCAAAGCAGGAAAATGCATTGTTCTGTGTTAGGGGACTGAGAGATTTGATCCCAAATAATattaaaagtcattttcacCAGCCAGTTCTAGTTTAGATACTGgattgttgttttctttcttaatgCATTTAATGATAGCAGCGGTGTAATCGCATTGCTCTGCCTCCAGGATCTTGGCATTGCGGGAAAACTTCCTGTTACAGTTCAAGATAGACGTCTGTATCTGCCTGACATATCGCAACACATGCATACCTCTCAGAAATTTGACCAGACGTGCTCATCTCCAACGCATTTCCCTTGTGTCTGCCCCCCACCCCGTTGCGCTGCCCCACCCATCTCCACCCCATTCAGGCGAACAGCCAAGCTGAGAGGAAGCGAGACTTCGAGAAGATCTTCGCCCATTATGATGTCGTAAGTGTCCCGAAGGCGGCGCAGGGTTTGCCTGGGTGTCCTACGCGGTGGGGGCGTTTCCACTTTTTGCCAGTTGACAGTGCGTTCACGCCCCGTCCAGGGGCGTGTCTCTCACGGCTGACCAAGCGAGGAGCTGCGAATGAAACTCCTTTAAAGTGCTGTGATTAAACCCAGTGAAAccaccaaccaaaaaaacaaaaaaaccttggCTATTTTTAATTGATCAAGCCTGGAGTGTGCAGAAGGTTTTACTTAACACTCGCCCACTTTGCAGCCAGACAGTCATGTAAAGAGATCACTGTTCTTTCAGAGTAAGACAGGTGCTCTCGAAGGTCCGGAGGTGGATGGATTTGTCAAAGACATGATGGAGCTGGTCAGGGTGAGTGGACTTAAGGCTAATACAACACTAACAGCCAGTTAATCATTATAGAGCTAAATCTAGAGTGTGTAGCTTGAATAATCTAACCCTTCTCCTGTGCGAatggtgtgtatgcgtgtgaatATTAAGCATCGGTACAGGTGTTCCAGAGGCTGTGGCCATGAATCTAATTATGTTTCTCATTtaactccttctctctctgtcacctcCCTTTCGCTGTctctggccctctctctctttctcagcccAGCATCAGCGGGCCTGAGCTGGATCAGTTCCGGGTCGTGCTTCTGCGCCACTGTGACACTAATAAAGACGGAAAGATCCAGAAGAACGAGCTGGCCCTTTGCCTCGGGATGAAACCCAAACCTTAGACAGCACACGTTGCTATGGTGAAGCAGTGTGTAGTGATGATACAAAACTGCAGTGACACGTGAATATTCGGCAATGTGAGATGTAGGCTGATTATTATGTATTTGAATATCGttatattaaaaattatatagttGTGTTGTAGGTTAGGATGTGGATTGGCATTGTTGTAAGGCCACCTTACAGGACACATATGATAGGCTGAAAGGATTTTCAGGACACATGAGATAGGCTGAAAGGATTTAGACTGAATACATGGACTGGCTCAATCAGTGTCCAGATAAAAGACTATAATTAATTCCCTAAATGTAACAGAACTTAATGAATCCCCTGAATGAAACCAAACAATGAATTTCCTGAATGCAACTGTCCCTTAATGAATTTTCCAAACGTATCTGGTTTATTTAACTCGCACTTTTTCAAAGATAAGACATGAACGTGGCATACCATCCTGGTGTGGATTTATTATGCTGAGATGTGTGTGGATTAAAGAATTGACTTAAGGACAATGTTTGGAGTCAGACTTTAAGCAGAAACAAGGACAACTGTTCAAAAGCTTCCCTCTAGGCTGAACCGCCTCCATATTCCCTCTGCGCTGGACGTACACCTAATGATGCATTATATTTCTACTAGTGCCGGGAAACCAGTGCGTGAGGTGACCACTGACTGGCTATGAGACAGAGAATCTCTGCTttctgatggtgtgtgtatgcgagtgaaAGCAATTTTGCGCCAGCTGTTAACCTGTTGAAAGGCGCAGGCTCTGCCCAGGGGCTGTTTACAGTGTCTCTTAGACGGTTAGTACTCATAGAGGCCTAGTATACCAGCTGCCCCAaggtaaacataaacaaaggtagatggggtgtgtgtagagatgtataTACATTCTGTATATTGCAAACTTATAATTATTGATGTGACTCGTGGATCCATAATTGTGAAGCCAGAGACAATTTCAACGTACTGGAAATAGCTGCTTGAAGA contains:
- the scgn gene encoding secretagogin, yielding MDCAFDNLDAAGFMQIWQHFDADDNGYIEGKELDDFFRHMMAKLGPGDKITEEKVQQLKTRFMSAYDVTTDGRLQIQELANMILPEDENFLLIFHREAPLDSSVEFMKIWRKYDADSSGYISALELKNFLQELFKQHKKNLPSNKLDEYTDAMMNIFDKNKDGRLDLNDLARILALRENFLLQFKIDANSQAERKRDFEKIFAHYDVSKTGALEGPEVDGFVKDMMELVRPSISGPELDQFRVVLLRHCDTNKDGKIQKNELALCLGMKPKP